The Nocardioides humi genome includes a region encoding these proteins:
- a CDS encoding EamA family transporter has product MRRPDRRTLALCLAAVWLLWGSIYLAIRLVVQEADPFQAMAQRYVVAGLLLTCIAVVRRGWGALRVSRPEAVGLVVTGVLLLGIGNGFQALAQVGGLPSGVAALIVATVPVWAVLIRLAGGERPPAATLCGVAVGFAGLVALVGLGQRGGDALPLVAALFCLVSSLSWTVGSYLQGRLVLPGDIVVVAAYQQLVAAGSSTTLALTTGETFSIDYSARGWLALAWLVLACSVVAFLAFAWLLANVPLSLTATHAYVNPVVAVLLGWLVLAEPVGVGVLVGGAAVVGAVVVIVSSERRVGPRRPVPENVAPG; this is encoded by the coding sequence GTGCGGAGGCCCGACCGGCGTACGCTCGCCCTCTGCCTGGCGGCGGTGTGGCTGCTGTGGGGCTCGATCTATCTGGCGATCCGGCTCGTCGTACAGGAGGCCGATCCGTTCCAGGCCATGGCCCAGCGCTACGTCGTGGCGGGCCTGCTGCTCACCTGCATCGCGGTCGTCCGTCGTGGCTGGGGGGCCTTGCGGGTGTCGCGTCCCGAGGCGGTCGGCCTCGTGGTCACCGGGGTGCTGCTCCTGGGCATCGGCAACGGCTTCCAGGCCCTGGCGCAGGTGGGCGGCCTGCCCTCGGGGGTCGCCGCGCTGATCGTGGCGACGGTCCCGGTGTGGGCGGTCCTGATCCGGCTGGCCGGCGGGGAGCGGCCGCCGGCCGCCACCCTGTGCGGCGTCGCCGTCGGGTTCGCCGGCCTCGTCGCCCTCGTGGGGCTGGGGCAACGCGGTGGTGACGCGCTGCCGCTCGTCGCGGCCCTCTTCTGCCTGGTGTCCAGCCTCAGCTGGACGGTCGGCTCGTACCTCCAGGGCCGGCTGGTCCTTCCGGGTGACATCGTCGTGGTGGCGGCCTACCAGCAGCTGGTCGCGGCGGGCTCGTCGACGACCCTCGCGCTGACGACCGGCGAGACGTTCAGCATCGACTACTCCGCGCGCGGCTGGCTCGCCCTGGCCTGGCTCGTCCTGGCCTGCTCGGTCGTCGCCTTCCTCGCCTTCGCCTGGCTGCTGGCCAATGTGCCGTTGTCGTTGACGGCGACCCATGCGTACGTGAACCCCGTGGTCGCCGTCCTGCTCGGCTGGCTCGTCCTCGCCGAGCCGGTGGGCGTGGGCGTCCTCGTGGGCGGGGCGGCGGTGGTCGGCGCGGTCGTCGTCATCGTCAGCTCCGAGCGGCGGGTCGGCCCGCGGAGGCCGGTGCCCGAGAACGTCGCGCCCGGCTGA
- a CDS encoding ABC transporter substrate-binding protein has product MVGLIPPTTGALAQFGTDTVAAWRFAAEQVNADGGVDGRTIEIKVYETDGSVDTTIREARRAVTQDGVSFLGAVMTGPENQALNAQLEGLGALNFNATGNDDELTGEDCSPNAFRSVTSASMDLAALARQVAELPERSWAVLAVDYSIGHSASATFTEAVEAAGGEVVETRYAPLGTTDFGTHITQLKQSGAEGLFVVTFGSDAVAFAQQGEQYRLFDRFDDVLTMNMVSEPLFDVIGGETEGFWSNVNYDVGADNALNEAFVAAWTDEFGDAPYYVEANTYLAAQMLVEGIRAADSTDPAQVREALSGLAFDSIAGPVRVREEDHQLLRPAYVGRVQATADGAHAFDIVSEVPPEQTTPQASPDCRL; this is encoded by the coding sequence GTGGTGGGACTCATCCCGCCGACGACAGGTGCGCTCGCCCAGTTCGGCACCGACACGGTCGCGGCCTGGAGGTTCGCCGCCGAGCAGGTCAATGCGGACGGCGGCGTCGACGGCCGGACGATCGAGATCAAGGTGTACGAGACCGACGGCAGCGTCGACACCACGATCCGCGAGGCCCGTCGAGCCGTGACCCAGGACGGCGTGTCGTTCCTGGGTGCCGTGATGACGGGCCCCGAGAACCAGGCGCTGAACGCCCAGCTCGAGGGGCTCGGCGCGCTGAACTTCAACGCCACCGGGAACGACGACGAGCTCACCGGCGAGGACTGCAGCCCCAACGCCTTCCGGTCGGTGACCTCGGCGTCGATGGACCTGGCCGCGCTCGCCCGGCAGGTCGCCGAGCTGCCCGAGAGGAGCTGGGCGGTGCTGGCGGTCGACTACTCGATCGGGCACAGCGCGTCCGCGACCTTCACCGAGGCCGTCGAGGCCGCGGGCGGCGAGGTCGTCGAGACCAGGTACGCGCCACTGGGGACCACGGACTTCGGCACCCACATCACCCAGCTGAAGCAGAGCGGCGCGGAGGGACTCTTCGTGGTCACCTTCGGCTCGGACGCCGTCGCCTTCGCCCAGCAGGGCGAGCAGTACCGGCTCTTCGATCGCTTCGACGACGTCTTGACCATGAACATGGTCTCCGAGCCGCTGTTCGACGTGATCGGGGGCGAGACCGAGGGGTTCTGGTCCAATGTCAACTACGACGTGGGCGCGGACAACGCGCTCAACGAGGCGTTCGTCGCCGCATGGACCGACGAGTTCGGGGACGCTCCCTACTACGTGGAGGCCAACACCTATCTCGCCGCGCAGATGCTGGTCGAGGGCATCCGGGCCGCCGACAGCACCGACCCCGCGCAGGTGCGCGAAGCCCTCTCCGGGCTGGCGTTCGACAGCATCGCCGGGCCGGTCCGGGTCCGGGAGGAGGACCACCAGCTGCTGCGCCCGGCGTACGTCGGGCGGGTGCAGGCGACCGCCGACGGTGCGCACGCCTTCGACATCGTGAGCGAGGTGCCGCCCGAGCAGACGACGCCGCAGGCGTCGCCGGACTGCCGCCTCTGA
- a CDS encoding ABC transporter substrate-binding protein, whose protein sequence is MKRRLLAAASAATLAMTMAACGSASTSSGDGGEDGPIKVALIPPTSGALAQFGTDAVKAWETAVKLVNEDGGVDGRKIELVVKSTDADPATTLRVAREAVTQDGAQYIGAVMTSPEHAALNAQLEGLGAMSFNALGKDDALVGEQCSPYAVHVVQTSSMDINALASSLATLDGDKWAIQAVDYATGHSAADKFKAAAEKAGKEIVLEQFAPLNTTDFGSYITKIKGSDADAVFAVEYGADGVAFVQQADQFNLDDQLKTVLGFNMVSEPLFETLGDTIVGYYNNVGYDVAGDNELNKEFVDAYTADHGSAPYYVPADNYLAAETLFAAIEKAGSADPAKVSEAIGGLTLDSIVGEVTVRAEDHQVLRDSYLGKVVEADGGLAFDVLSSTPPDITTPEPDPACKF, encoded by the coding sequence ATGAAGCGACGACTGCTGGCGGCCGCGAGCGCCGCCACGTTGGCAATGACCATGGCCGCGTGCGGCTCGGCCAGCACCAGCTCGGGTGACGGTGGCGAGGACGGACCGATCAAGGTCGCCCTCATCCCGCCGACCAGCGGCGCCCTGGCCCAGTTCGGGACCGACGCCGTCAAGGCGTGGGAGACCGCCGTCAAGCTCGTCAACGAGGACGGCGGCGTCGACGGCCGCAAGATCGAGCTGGTGGTGAAGTCGACCGACGCGGACCCGGCCACGACGTTGCGGGTGGCCCGGGAGGCGGTCACCCAGGACGGCGCCCAGTACATCGGTGCCGTGATGACCTCGCCCGAGCACGCGGCGCTCAACGCCCAGCTCGAGGGACTCGGGGCGATGTCCTTCAACGCCCTCGGCAAGGACGACGCCCTCGTGGGCGAGCAGTGCTCGCCGTACGCGGTCCACGTGGTGCAGACCAGCAGCATGGACATCAACGCCCTGGCCAGCTCGCTCGCGACGCTCGACGGCGACAAGTGGGCGATCCAGGCGGTCGACTACGCGACCGGCCACAGCGCCGCGGACAAGTTCAAGGCGGCCGCCGAGAAGGCCGGCAAGGAGATCGTGCTCGAGCAGTTCGCCCCGCTCAACACCACCGACTTCGGCTCCTACATCACCAAGATCAAGGGCAGTGACGCCGACGCGGTCTTCGCCGTCGAGTACGGCGCCGACGGCGTCGCGTTCGTGCAGCAGGCCGACCAGTTCAACCTGGACGACCAGCTGAAGACGGTGCTCGGCTTCAACATGGTCTCCGAGCCGCTCTTCGAGACGCTCGGCGACACCATCGTCGGCTACTACAACAACGTCGGGTACGACGTCGCCGGCGACAACGAGCTCAACAAGGAGTTCGTCGACGCCTACACGGCGGACCACGGCAGCGCGCCGTACTACGTGCCCGCCGACAACTACCTCGCCGCGGAGACCCTGTTCGCCGCGATCGAGAAGGCGGGCTCCGCCGATCCGGCCAAGGTCTCGGAGGCGATCGGCGGCCTGACGCTCGACAGCATCGTGGGCGAGGTCACCGTGCGGGCCGAGGACCACCAGGTGCTGCGGGACTCCTACCTCGGCAAGGTCGTCGAGGCGGACGGGGGCCTGGCGTTCGACGTGCTCTCGAGCACGCCGCCGGACATCACGACCCCCGAGCCCGACCCGGCCTGCAAGTTCTGA
- the menB gene encoding 1,4-dihydroxy-2-naphthoyl-CoA synthase yields MTDAVEWTARGRYDDIVYETSPEGIAKITIDRPEVHNAFRPQTLVEVDRALMAAREDESVGAIILTGAGDRAFCSGGDQRVRGDSGYQLDADATGRFHVTDLHVAMRRCPKPIVAMVAGWAIGGGHVLHLVCDLTIAADNAVFGQVGPKVGSFDGGYGSSILSDLVGPKKAKEIWFLCRQYDAEQALAMGLVNTVVPLDELERETIRWCREMLALSPRALRMSKLSFHAHEDGYAGIQQLAHDANLLFYGTEEAQEGRESFKARRTPDFTGFPRRP; encoded by the coding sequence GTGACCGACGCCGTCGAGTGGACCGCGCGCGGCCGCTACGACGACATCGTCTACGAGACCAGCCCCGAGGGGATCGCCAAGATCACCATCGACCGCCCCGAGGTGCACAACGCCTTCCGGCCGCAGACACTGGTCGAGGTCGACCGTGCGCTCATGGCGGCGCGCGAGGACGAGTCGGTCGGCGCGATCATCCTGACCGGCGCGGGCGACCGAGCCTTCTGCTCGGGAGGCGACCAGCGGGTGCGGGGGGACAGCGGCTACCAGCTCGACGCCGACGCGACCGGCCGCTTCCACGTCACCGACCTGCACGTGGCGATGCGCCGCTGCCCGAAGCCGATCGTCGCCATGGTGGCCGGCTGGGCGATCGGCGGCGGCCACGTCCTGCACCTCGTCTGCGACCTGACGATCGCCGCGGACAACGCGGTGTTCGGGCAGGTGGGGCCGAAGGTGGGCTCCTTCGACGGCGGCTACGGCTCGAGCATCCTCTCGGACCTCGTCGGTCCGAAGAAGGCGAAGGAGATCTGGTTCCTCTGCCGGCAGTACGACGCGGAGCAGGCGCTGGCCATGGGCCTCGTCAACACCGTGGTCCCGCTCGACGAGCTGGAGCGGGAGACCATCCGTTGGTGTCGCGAGATGCTGGCACTCTCGCCGCGCGCACTGCGGATGTCGAAGCTGAGCTTCCACGCCCACGAGGACGGCTATGCCGGCATCCAGCAGCTGGCGCACGACGCCAACCTCCTCTTCTACGGCACCGAGGAGGCCCAGGAGGGACGGGAGTCCTTCAAGGCGCGCCGCACGCCCGACTTCACCGGCTTCCCGCGCCGCCCCTGA
- a CDS encoding CaiB/BaiF CoA transferase family protein codes for MASMTADRALTGPLAGLRVVEIGSIGPGPFCAMLLADLGADVVRVDRTSGAALVGPNADFRTEVMHRGRRSVAVDLKHPQGADVVLDLVSGADALIEGFRPGVTERLGIGPDDCAAVNPRLVYGRMTGYGQDGPLAQAVGHDINYVAQSGLLALVGRNGQPPTPPLSLAGDFGGGGMLLALGVLAAVWEARRTGRGQVVDAAMADGSALLAAAFHGFVSNGTWSTERGTNIVDSGAPFYDAYQTADGRWLAVGAMEAHFYADLLDVLGIDPATLPDQNDRSQWPQMKKVFADAVRTRTRDEWVARSAGRACISPVLEVREAWSDPHNVERGTFVDVAGITQPAPQPRFSRTAAVVDGPPPAPGEHTRAALAAWGIAPDRIDEWETAGAIAQIDPDVPENQKGSQAR; via the coding sequence ATGGCGTCGATGACGGCCGACCGTGCGCTGACGGGCCCGCTCGCGGGACTCAGGGTGGTGGAGATCGGGAGCATCGGCCCGGGGCCGTTCTGCGCGATGCTGCTGGCGGATCTCGGCGCGGACGTCGTCCGCGTCGACCGGACCAGCGGTGCGGCGCTCGTGGGGCCGAACGCCGACTTCCGGACCGAGGTGATGCACCGGGGCCGACGGTCGGTCGCCGTGGACCTCAAGCACCCGCAGGGCGCCGACGTGGTCCTGGACCTCGTCTCGGGCGCCGACGCGCTGATCGAGGGCTTCCGTCCCGGCGTCACCGAGCGTCTCGGGATCGGGCCCGACGACTGCGCGGCGGTGAACCCGCGACTCGTCTACGGCCGGATGACCGGATACGGCCAGGACGGTCCGCTCGCACAGGCGGTCGGGCACGACATCAACTACGTCGCCCAGAGCGGCCTGCTCGCACTGGTGGGCCGCAACGGCCAGCCGCCGACGCCGCCGCTGAGCCTCGCCGGCGACTTCGGCGGTGGGGGGATGCTCCTTGCGCTCGGCGTGCTCGCGGCGGTCTGGGAGGCGCGGCGCACCGGGCGCGGCCAGGTGGTCGACGCCGCGATGGCCGACGGCTCCGCGCTGCTCGCCGCGGCCTTCCACGGCTTCGTGAGCAACGGGACCTGGAGCACCGAGCGGGGAACGAATATCGTCGACTCCGGAGCGCCGTTCTACGACGCCTACCAGACCGCCGACGGCCGGTGGCTCGCCGTCGGGGCGATGGAGGCGCACTTCTACGCCGACCTGCTGGACGTCCTCGGGATCGACCCGGCGACGCTGCCCGACCAGAACGACCGGTCGCAGTGGCCGCAGATGAAGAAGGTCTTCGCCGACGCGGTGCGGACCCGCACCCGGGACGAGTGGGTCGCCCGGTCCGCCGGCCGCGCCTGCATCTCGCCGGTGCTCGAGGTGCGCGAGGCGTGGAGCGACCCCCACAACGTGGAGCGCGGAACGTTCGTCGACGTCGCAGGCATCACCCAGCCCGCGCCGCAGCCCCGGTTCAGCCGGACCGCCGCGGTGGTCGACGGGCCGCCACCCGCCCCGGGCGAGCACACCCGTGCCGCCCTCGCCGCCTGGGGTATCGCCCCGGACCGCATCGACGAGTGGGAGACGGCGGGAGCGATCGCGCAGATCGACCCGGACGTCCCCGAGAACCAGAAAGGCAGCCAGGCCCGATGA
- a CDS encoding enoyl-CoA hydratase/isomerase family protein, producing the protein MSDTPVVTWTTDAPGVVVVTMDRPPANALGIPLLDGLHAAIDAAEQAGDVKVMVITSAREGFFAAGADIKHMSTIDAASFLAYGDRMRAVNDRLAAAGWISIAAVDGLALGGGLELAMACTLRVAGPRAKLGLPEVRLGLIPGAGGTQRLPQLVGRGRALDIMLTARQVPADEALRIGLVDRLAEDDVVKGALELAGDLVGSSLPAQLAVVRTVDAAFAMPLEEGFAFEAQQEQGLFEDGEAAEGIAAFVAKRPPSFA; encoded by the coding sequence ATGTCCGATACCCCCGTCGTCACCTGGACCACCGACGCGCCCGGCGTCGTCGTCGTGACCATGGACCGCCCGCCCGCGAACGCCCTCGGCATCCCCCTGCTGGACGGGCTGCACGCCGCGATCGACGCGGCCGAGCAGGCCGGCGACGTCAAGGTCATGGTGATCACCTCCGCGAGGGAGGGATTCTTCGCTGCGGGAGCCGACATCAAGCACATGTCGACGATCGACGCGGCCTCCTTCCTCGCGTACGGCGACCGGATGCGCGCCGTGAACGACCGGCTCGCGGCCGCGGGCTGGATCTCCATCGCCGCGGTCGACGGCCTGGCGCTGGGTGGCGGCCTGGAGCTCGCCATGGCGTGCACGCTGCGGGTGGCGGGGCCGCGGGCGAAGCTCGGCCTGCCCGAGGTCAGGCTCGGCCTCATCCCCGGCGCCGGCGGCACCCAGCGGCTCCCGCAGCTGGTCGGCCGGGGGCGGGCGCTCGACATCATGCTCACCGCGCGCCAGGTGCCCGCCGACGAGGCGCTGCGGATCGGGCTGGTCGACCGGCTGGCCGAGGACGACGTCGTCAAGGGCGCGCTCGAGCTCGCCGGAGACCTCGTGGGCTCCTCGCTGCCCGCCCAGCTCGCCGTCGTCCGCACCGTGGACGCCGCCTTCGCGATGCCGCTCGAGGAGGGCTTCGCCTTCGAGGCGCAGCAGGAGCAGGGACTCTTCGAGGACGGCGAGGCGGCCGAGGGCATCGCGGCCTTCGTCGCGAAGCGGCCGCCGAGCTTCGCGTGA
- a CDS encoding SDR family NAD(P)-dependent oxidoreductase has translation MSKRVALVTGGAQGIGKGIATTLGQDGFRVAVADLNLPVAEETAKEISAAGGEAIAVQIDVTSTESVKAAVATVEAELGPIEVVVNNAGWDDFMPFVKTTEDFWDKILDINYKGALRVIHTVVPGMMERGFGRVVNIGSDAGRVGSSMEAVYSGAKGGIIAFTKTLAREVARKGVTANTVCPGPTDTPALRKFADGAGGGDAEKVIAGMTSAVPMKRLGTPEDIGPAVSFFASDGAGFVTGQTLSVSGGLTMA, from the coding sequence ATGAGCAAGCGCGTCGCACTGGTCACCGGCGGTGCCCAGGGCATCGGCAAGGGCATCGCCACCACACTCGGGCAAGACGGCTTCCGGGTGGCGGTCGCGGACCTGAACCTGCCCGTCGCCGAGGAGACCGCCAAGGAGATCAGCGCCGCCGGCGGCGAGGCGATCGCCGTCCAGATCGACGTCACCTCGACAGAGTCGGTCAAGGCCGCCGTGGCCACCGTCGAGGCCGAGCTCGGCCCGATCGAGGTCGTCGTCAACAACGCCGGCTGGGACGACTTCATGCCGTTCGTGAAGACCACCGAGGACTTCTGGGACAAGATCCTCGACATCAACTACAAGGGCGCGTTGCGGGTCATCCACACCGTCGTGCCGGGGATGATGGAGCGCGGCTTCGGCCGCGTCGTCAACATCGGCTCCGATGCCGGCCGCGTGGGCTCGTCGATGGAGGCGGTCTACTCCGGCGCCAAGGGCGGCATCATCGCGTTCACCAAGACCCTCGCCCGCGAGGTCGCGAGGAAGGGCGTGACCGCCAACACGGTCTGCCCCGGCCCGACCGACACACCCGCGCTGCGCAAGTTCGCGGACGGGGCCGGAGGCGGCGACGCCGAGAAGGTCATCGCCGGCATGACGAGCGCGGTTCCCATGAAGCGTCTCGGCACGCCCGAGGACATCGGCCCCGCGGTCTCGTTCTTCGCGTCCGACGGTGCCGGCTTCGTCACCGGCCAGACGCTGTCCGTCAGCGGCGGCCTCACGATGGCCTGA
- a CDS encoding GntR family transcriptional regulator produces MALPTARRLLVRRLRDLLRVTLADAAHDVRPERRLGGEAELMSEFAAPRDAVREALSLLADEGLVSRRRGLGTFCTDESFDINVQLPAHGTPMATQFGGRDRLTIRLLEWSWLPAPSAVAQRLDGVGDGDDCLCIDYVLLRNDTPACVITNYLRRQEAASLTPADFVDDFYAMLSGTGSTIASEDIVLQPRLADPEVADLLGIAAGDPVMWMDQVIRDDRGQAIDFAIVHMHGELRVGIPGVPRMTLRGFGSVPGLPR; encoded by the coding sequence ATGGCACTGCCCACGGCTCGCCGGCTGCTGGTACGACGGCTCCGGGACCTGCTGCGTGTGACCCTCGCGGACGCCGCCCACGACGTGCGGCCGGAGCGACGGCTGGGTGGGGAGGCCGAGCTGATGAGCGAGTTCGCCGCGCCGCGGGACGCCGTCCGCGAGGCACTGTCCCTGCTTGCGGACGAGGGCCTCGTCAGCCGCCGTCGCGGCCTGGGCACGTTCTGCACCGACGAGAGCTTCGACATCAACGTGCAGCTGCCGGCCCACGGGACGCCGATGGCCACCCAGTTCGGTGGCCGGGATCGGCTCACGATCCGGCTGCTCGAGTGGTCCTGGCTCCCGGCGCCGTCGGCCGTCGCCCAGCGCCTCGACGGCGTCGGCGACGGGGACGACTGCCTCTGCATCGACTACGTGCTGCTCCGCAACGACACGCCCGCCTGCGTGATCACGAACTACCTGCGGCGGCAGGAGGCGGCGTCGCTGACCCCCGCCGACTTCGTCGACGACTTCTACGCGATGCTGAGCGGAACCGGGAGCACGATCGCCTCGGAGGACATCGTCCTCCAGCCGCGGCTGGCCGATCCGGAGGTCGCCGACCTGCTCGGCATCGCCGCCGGCGACCCGGTCATGTGGATGGACCAGGTGATCCGGGACGACCGCGGGCAGGCGATCGACTTCGCCATCGTCCACATGCACGGCGAGCTGCGGGTCGGCATCCCCGGCGTACCCCGGATGACGCTGAGAGGCTTCGGGTCCGTCCCGGGGCTCCCGCGATGA
- a CDS encoding branched-chain amino acid ABC transporter permease produces the protein MNAAQLLNGVALGSLLMVLSSGLAMIYGLRGVANFAHGALYMSGAYIAYSVSDRVGFWAALLVVPLALAVLGVILELAFFRPLQHRSHIELGLITFGIALIAERLVVLIWGERTLRVSPPEFLQGTTSVLGVEYPSYRLAIIVIAMALAAALVLWLRSTEIGLHIRAASQDIETASIMGINVDRVSLVVVSVGAALAGLAGALAAPYIALDPGMGNAFLITVLIVVVVGGIGSIGGAMVAGMGLGVIQTVSTVWSPSFAVIVPYLALSIVLLWRPTGLAGKRVS, from the coding sequence GTGAACGCAGCACAGCTGCTCAACGGTGTGGCCCTGGGCTCCCTCCTGATGGTGCTCAGCTCCGGGCTCGCGATGATCTACGGGCTCCGCGGGGTCGCGAACTTCGCCCACGGCGCCCTCTACATGTCCGGCGCCTACATCGCCTACTCGGTGTCGGACCGCGTCGGGTTCTGGGCGGCGCTGCTCGTCGTACCGCTCGCCCTGGCCGTGCTCGGCGTCATCTTGGAGCTGGCCTTCTTCCGGCCGCTGCAGCACCGGTCGCACATCGAGCTCGGCCTCATCACCTTCGGCATCGCGCTCATCGCCGAGCGGCTGGTGGTCCTGATCTGGGGTGAGCGCACCCTGCGGGTGAGCCCGCCGGAGTTCCTCCAGGGCACGACGTCCGTGCTCGGGGTCGAGTACCCCAGCTACCGGCTCGCGATCATCGTGATCGCCATGGCGCTGGCCGCGGCCCTGGTGCTCTGGCTGCGCAGCACGGAGATCGGGCTCCACATCCGCGCGGCCAGCCAGGACATCGAGACCGCGTCGATCATGGGCATCAACGTCGACCGGGTCAGCCTGGTCGTGGTCTCCGTCGGCGCGGCGCTCGCCGGTCTCGCGGGCGCCCTCGCGGCGCCGTACATCGCCCTGGACCCGGGCATGGGGAACGCCTTCCTCATCACCGTGCTCATCGTGGTCGTGGTCGGCGGCATCGGCAGCATCGGCGGGGCGATGGTGGCCGGGATGGGCCTCGGGGTGATCCAGACCGTCAGCACCGTGTGGTCGCCCAGCTTCGCGGTCATCGTGCCGTATCTCGCACTGAGCATCGTCCTGCTGTGGCGGCCCACCGGGCTCGCCGGAAAGAGGGTGTCATGA
- a CDS encoding ABC transporter ATP-binding protein, protein MTTTPVLEFRGVTAGYAGSVILQDLSFSIAPGETVGLVGRNGAGKTTTLMSVYGVPTVTGQILVDGKEVGRKAHLPAARGVSLVPQGKRIFSNLSVEENIRLGRASGRPTTWTVPDLLELFPNLARGRKRPGTSLSGGEQQMLAIARALMSGPALLMLDEPTEGLAPVIIDAIVEALEEIRARGTALLLVEQHIGMIQKVADRYLALRKGRLVGDGPVEQLGDRAVQELIAL, encoded by the coding sequence ATGACCACCACACCCGTCCTCGAGTTCCGCGGCGTCACGGCCGGCTACGCGGGCTCGGTCATCCTGCAGGACCTCTCCTTCTCCATCGCGCCGGGCGAGACCGTCGGTCTCGTCGGCCGCAACGGAGCGGGCAAGACCACGACGCTGATGTCCGTATACGGCGTCCCCACCGTCACCGGCCAGATCCTCGTCGACGGCAAGGAGGTGGGACGCAAGGCCCACCTCCCGGCCGCACGCGGCGTCTCGCTGGTGCCCCAGGGCAAGCGGATCTTCAGCAATCTCTCCGTCGAGGAGAACATCCGCCTCGGGCGCGCCTCCGGGCGTCCGACGACGTGGACCGTGCCGGACCTGCTGGAGCTCTTCCCCAACCTCGCCCGAGGACGCAAGCGCCCCGGGACCTCGTTGTCCGGTGGCGAGCAGCAGATGCTCGCCATCGCCCGGGCGCTCATGTCCGGACCGGCGCTGCTCATGCTCGACGAGCCGACCGAGGGCCTCGCGCCGGTCATCATCGACGCGATCGTCGAGGCGCTCGAGGAGATCCGGGCCCGCGGCACGGCGCTGCTCCTGGTCGAGCAGCACATCGGGATGATCCAGAAGGTCGCCGACCGCTACCTGGCGCTCCGCAAGGGGCGGCTGGTCGGTGACGGCCCGGTCGAGCAGCTCGGCGACCGGGCGGTCCAGGAGCTCATCGCCCTCTGA
- a CDS encoding ABC transporter ATP-binding protein has translation MTIFEGRGLSVRYGAHVALDGVDITLEPGVVHGVIGPNGAGKSTFIDALSGRKRPSSGTVTFEGVDITRKSVRWRRRRGLARSFQRTSVFGSMTVGDQLDMIARRNDEPDLDGIIDTLGLDAVRARVCSEIAYGTQRSVDLAIALIGRPKVVLLDEPCAGLVHDESVRMLQHVRDICKERDVAALLVEHDVDGVFRTCDVITVLDLGKVLATGTPDEVRADENVIRAYLGSAA, from the coding sequence ATGACCATCTTCGAAGGACGCGGCCTGTCCGTGCGCTACGGCGCGCACGTGGCGCTCGACGGCGTCGACATCACTCTCGAGCCGGGCGTCGTGCACGGCGTGATCGGCCCGAACGGCGCCGGCAAGTCGACCTTCATCGACGCGCTGTCCGGCCGGAAGCGGCCCTCCTCCGGCACGGTGACCTTCGAGGGCGTCGACATCACCCGCAAGTCGGTGCGTTGGCGGCGGCGTCGGGGCCTGGCGCGCTCGTTCCAGCGGACCAGCGTCTTCGGCTCGATGACGGTGGGGGACCAGCTCGACATGATCGCGCGGCGCAACGACGAGCCCGACCTCGACGGGATCATCGACACCCTCGGCCTCGACGCGGTCCGGGCGCGCGTCTGCTCGGAGATCGCGTACGGCACCCAGCGCTCGGTCGACCTCGCGATCGCGCTGATCGGCCGGCCCAAGGTGGTGCTGCTCGACGAGCCGTGCGCGGGCCTGGTCCACGACGAGTCGGTGCGGATGCTCCAGCACGTGCGGGACATCTGCAAGGAGCGTGACGTCGCGGCCCTGTTGGTCGAGCACGACGTCGACGGCGTGTTCCGGACCTGCGACGTCATCACGGTGCTCGACCTCGGCAAGGTCCTGGCCACCGGCACGCCGGACGAGGTCCGTGCCGACGAGAACGTGATCCGTGCCTACCTGGGGAGCGCCGCATGA